One genomic segment of Carbonactinospora thermoautotrophica includes these proteins:
- a CDS encoding acyl-CoA thioesterase — protein MEPVAELLDLLDLTPIATDEFIGRNPERSLPFVFGGQVAAQSLAAAGRTVDSDRSVRSLHAYFLRAGDPTRPIRYRVERTHDGRSFSARRVVASQEGGVIFTLAASFHIAEDGLDHQIAMPAVPPPDTLPRLETWLAPHTERLPSWWRGPMAVDLRYVDEPPHVLTRERDWQPRQALWMRADGELPDDPLVHVCVLTFASDLTLLDPVLLAHGISWYTGRVRAASLDHALWFHRPLRADRWLLYAQESPTASGARGLARGSVFDAEGTLVATVMQEGLIRLLD, from the coding sequence ATGGAACCGGTCGCGGAGCTGCTAGACCTGCTGGACCTGACGCCGATCGCGACCGACGAGTTCATCGGCCGAAACCCGGAACGGTCCCTGCCGTTCGTGTTCGGAGGTCAGGTCGCGGCCCAGTCCCTGGCCGCTGCGGGACGCACGGTCGACAGCGACCGCAGCGTGCGCTCGCTCCACGCGTACTTCCTCCGCGCCGGCGACCCCACCCGGCCCATCCGTTACCGCGTCGAGCGCACGCACGATGGGCGGTCCTTCTCCGCCCGCCGCGTGGTCGCTTCTCAAGAAGGCGGCGTGATCTTCACGCTGGCCGCGTCCTTCCACATCGCCGAGGACGGGCTGGACCATCAGATCGCCATGCCCGCCGTCCCTCCGCCGGACACGCTGCCCAGGCTGGAGACCTGGCTCGCGCCGCACACGGAGCGCCTCCCTTCGTGGTGGCGCGGGCCCATGGCTGTCGACCTGCGGTACGTCGATGAGCCACCGCACGTCCTGACCCGCGAGCGTGACTGGCAACCACGGCAGGCGCTGTGGATGCGCGCCGACGGCGAGCTCCCCGACGACCCGTTGGTCCACGTGTGCGTCCTGACCTTCGCCTCGGATCTGACGCTGCTCGATCCGGTGCTGCTCGCCCATGGGATCTCCTGGTACACCGGGCGAGTGCGGGCGGCGAGTCTCGATCACGCGCTGTGGTTCCACCGGCCGCTCCGGGCTGACCGCTGGCTCCTCTACGCCCAGGAGAGCCCTACGGCGAGCGGCGCGCGTGGCCTGGCCCGCGGCAGCGTCTTCGACGCCGAAGGAACCCTCGTCGCGACCGTGATGCAGGAAGGCCTCATCCGGCTGCTGGACTGA
- a CDS encoding ABC transporter ATP-binding protein: protein MRTLEVTGLSFSYGRAKVLDGVDFYVEAGEIVTLIGPNGAGKTTLLNVVSRALPLRKGRVVFDGQDTAGMSQADMVRRGCLLVPEGRQVFSSLTVEDNLLLGMYVRRREAKMAEELRQVYDLFPRLEERAQQLAGTLSGGEQQMLAIGRALMGKPKLLLLDEPSLGLSPQMVQRIMSALARLRDEGITIVLVEQNALAALRLADRGYLLHTGRVLASGTADDLSQDPMVRHVYLGSAPQDDQAGAARVRERAETG from the coding sequence ATGCGAACTCTTGAGGTCACCGGGCTGAGCTTCAGTTACGGCCGTGCCAAGGTGCTCGACGGGGTCGACTTCTACGTCGAAGCCGGCGAGATCGTCACCCTCATCGGGCCGAACGGGGCCGGCAAAACGACGCTGCTCAACGTCGTCTCCCGCGCCCTGCCGTTGCGCAAGGGCCGGGTCGTCTTCGACGGACAGGACACCGCGGGTATGAGCCAGGCCGACATGGTGCGGCGTGGTTGCCTGCTCGTGCCGGAGGGACGGCAGGTCTTCTCGTCGCTGACCGTCGAGGACAACCTGCTGCTCGGGATGTACGTACGGCGCCGAGAGGCCAAGATGGCCGAGGAGCTGCGCCAGGTCTATGACCTGTTCCCCAGGCTTGAGGAGCGCGCGCAGCAGCTGGCGGGTACGCTGTCGGGCGGTGAGCAACAGATGCTCGCCATCGGCCGGGCACTCATGGGGAAGCCGAAACTGTTGCTTCTCGACGAGCCGAGTCTCGGGCTTTCCCCGCAGATGGTGCAGCGCATCATGAGCGCACTCGCGCGGCTTCGTGATGAGGGCATCACGATCGTCTTGGTGGAGCAGAACGCCCTGGCCGCGCTGCGCCTGGCTGACCGCGGATACTTGCTGCACACTGGGCGTGTGCTAGCGTCCGGCACTGCGGATGATCTATCACAGGATCCCATGGTGCGGCATGTCTACCTGGGATCGGCGCCGCAAGACGATCAGGCGGGAGCAGCGCGCGTCAGGGAAAGGGCGGAGACCGGATGA
- a CDS encoding TetR/AcrR family transcriptional regulator produces the protein MSERRRGANPPNGAKTAKAIREAAAELFFRHGYEATTLRQVAAKVGIQVGSLYNHISGKETLLRWIMVGIMEDLLAAQQEAIAGQTGTLNQLRAAIDCHIRFHAARARDVFIGNSELRSLSPPNRRQVIELRDRYEATLRELVERAAAEGWADVVDPQLQTFAILAIGVHVSTWYRPKGPLTLDEIVEKYTVIVLRQLGVQEPAGSLRTPN, from the coding sequence ATGAGCGAACGGAGGCGGGGGGCCAACCCGCCGAACGGCGCTAAGACCGCCAAGGCTATCCGCGAGGCCGCCGCGGAGCTGTTCTTCCGACACGGCTACGAGGCGACGACGCTCCGGCAGGTCGCGGCGAAGGTCGGCATCCAGGTCGGCAGCCTCTACAACCACATCAGCGGCAAGGAAACGCTGCTGCGGTGGATCATGGTCGGCATCATGGAGGACCTCCTCGCCGCGCAGCAGGAGGCGATCGCCGGGCAGACCGGCACGCTCAACCAGCTCCGCGCCGCCATCGACTGCCACATCCGTTTCCACGCCGCCCGCGCCCGCGATGTCTTCATCGGCAACTCGGAGCTGCGCTCGCTGTCGCCGCCGAACCGGCGCCAGGTCATCGAGCTTCGCGACCGCTACGAGGCGACGCTGCGCGAGCTCGTGGAGCGGGCCGCGGCTGAGGGCTGGGCGGACGTGGTGGATCCCCAACTGCAGACGTTCGCGATCCTCGCCATCGGTGTGCACGTCTCGACGTGGTACCGGCCGAAGGGGCCGCTCACGCTCGACGAGATCGTGGAGAAGTACACGGTCATCGTGCTGCGGCAGCTCGGCGTCCAGGAACCCGCGGGCTCGCTGCGGACCCCGAACTGA
- a CDS encoding hydroxymethylglutaryl-CoA lyase has protein sequence MSDLPGRVKINEEGPREGFQIEKGPISTERKVEFIEALAETGVRKIDCVSFVNPKRVPQMADAEEVLARIRRKPGVRYTGLWLNLKGLERALASTADVIGAIRVTASDTFARANTGMGREETIEEQRRWLARYREAGVPVEWGYVMTAFGCNYEGDIPVELTVRMVARILELAAEFDVRLSSVYLADTVGHATPRDIQRVVGAVRERWPDLTLGLHLHDTRGLAVANAYAALQLGVAEFDTACAGLGGCPFAAHSGAAGNLCTEEFVFLCEEMGIETGIDLDRLIECAWLAEDIVGHQLPSKMTRGGSLTALRRRLAGTAS, from the coding sequence GTGAGCGATCTGCCGGGCCGAGTGAAGATCAACGAAGAGGGCCCCCGCGAGGGGTTCCAGATCGAGAAGGGGCCGATCAGCACCGAGCGCAAGGTCGAGTTCATCGAGGCGCTCGCGGAAACCGGTGTCCGCAAGATCGACTGCGTGTCGTTCGTGAATCCCAAACGGGTGCCGCAGATGGCCGACGCCGAGGAGGTGCTCGCCCGGATCCGGCGCAAGCCGGGGGTCCGGTACACCGGCTTGTGGCTGAACCTGAAGGGGCTGGAGCGAGCGCTGGCGAGCACCGCCGATGTGATCGGCGCGATCCGGGTCACCGCGTCGGACACGTTCGCGCGCGCGAACACCGGCATGGGGCGCGAGGAGACCATCGAGGAGCAGCGCCGGTGGCTGGCCCGCTACCGGGAGGCGGGCGTGCCGGTCGAGTGGGGCTACGTCATGACCGCCTTCGGCTGCAACTACGAAGGCGACATCCCCGTCGAGCTCACCGTCCGGATGGTGGCGCGCATCCTCGAACTCGCCGCGGAGTTCGACGTACGCCTCTCCTCGGTCTATCTCGCGGACACGGTCGGGCACGCGACCCCGCGCGACATCCAGCGGGTCGTCGGCGCGGTCCGCGAGCGCTGGCCGGACCTGACGCTCGGCCTGCATCTGCACGACACCCGCGGGCTCGCGGTCGCGAACGCCTACGCGGCGCTGCAGCTCGGCGTCGCGGAGTTCGACACCGCATGCGCCGGGCTGGGCGGCTGCCCGTTCGCGGCGCACAGCGGCGCCGCCGGCAACCTGTGCACCGAGGAATTCGTTTTCCTGTGCGAGGAGATGGGCATCGAGACCGGCATCGATCTGGACCGGCTCATCGAGTGCGCCTGGCTCGCCGAGGACATCGTCGGCCACCAGTTGCCCAGCAAGATGACCCGCGGCGGGAGCCTCACCGCGCTGCGACGGCGGCTGGCGGGGACGGCGTCGTGA